GTATTAGTCACGTGACTGAACTTAATCACGGTTTCACCTGGGTCACAGGCTGCCATGACATTAAAGCTCGTAGCTGCCAATACGGATACAGATAGTAGGGTCAAAGGCTTAGACATTGTTATTCTCCTTGTTAAGTAAACAACCCCATCACTGGGTGTTGATACTTAACTAAGGGCAAAATGCACGCCAAAATAGTTAATGCAATGTAAATTTATTGTTTTACAGTTAGTTACACGGGCTTGTTTGCGTGATAAGAGCCTGAATAAACAGGCAAGCAGTGAATAATGGGTGATAATCCACCCATTACTATTTAACAAATGGGTAACTTTCCCCACGTAATCGTCCGCTAAGAGGAGCAGCTAATCTCCATTCCTTTTCCCCAGTCTGGTGGTAGATTGGCATAGTCTTGATAAGCGAAATGCTCATCGTACGGATGAGCTAACAACAAGGCTAAGGCGTTGACTTGACTAAAATCCCCCTGTTCGGCTTTCTCTATCGCCAACTGAGCAAGGTAATTACGCAGGACATACTTAGGATTAACGCTTCGCATCTGCTGACAGCGCTGCTGTGGTGAAACTGGTTGACCGACATTGTCGACTTCTAGGGTCGTGCGTTCTAGGTAGCTATCTAGCCATTGCTGCGCTCGCTCGCGGTCAACAAAGAGATCTACCACTGCAGAACCATCACCGCTATCAAGATTCGACAGTTCACGCATAAAGCGTGGATAATCGACATGGGTCGTCTCAATCAAAGCAAAAAAGGAGCTAAAGAACTCACCATCATTGGCACAAACGGTATGTAGGCCTAGCTTGGCACGCATTTGTTGACTGTAGTATTGCTGTAAGCGCGGTTCATACTGCGCCAATATTTGCTCTACTTCAGCCTTATCGATCAATGGAGAAAGCGCATGACCAAGTGCACTCAAATTCCATAACGCCACCCGTGGTTGCTGATTGAACGCATAACGCCCTTGATAGTCTGAATGGTTGCAAATGTAACTTGGATCATAATCATCCAAAAAAGCGAATGGACCATAATCAAAGGTTTGACCAAGAATAGACATATTGTCGGTATTCATGACGCCGTGACAAAATCCGACCGCCTGCCACTGAGCAATCATTAACGCCGTGCGCTCCATCACCTCTGTAAACATCGCTGCATAAGGGTTTTCTGCACTCGCCAACTCAGGCCAATACCAGTCAATCACTTTGTCTGCTAGCAACTTAAGTTCAGCCATTTGATTGGTATAGAAAAAATGCTCAAAATGACCAAAGCGAACATGGCTTTCCGCCATCCGCAATAGTAGTGCTCCCCGCTCTTGCTTC
This is a stretch of genomic DNA from Vibrio panuliri. It encodes these proteins:
- a CDS encoding protein adenylyltransferase SelO produces the protein MANQSSPKFSNRFAQLPQSFFTLVNPQPLENARWIIWNSQLADKFGFPTDVPQNALKQQLCGETVPDHFTPLAMKYAGHQFGVYNPDLGDGRGLLLCEVADKQGKLFDLHLKGAGLTPYSRMGDGRAVLRSTIREYLCSEAMAGLGIATTRALGMLESDTPVYREKQERGALLLRMAESHVRFGHFEHFFYTNQMAELKLLADKVIDWYWPELASAENPYAAMFTEVMERTALMIAQWQAVGFCHGVMNTDNMSILGQTFDYGPFAFLDDYDPSYICNHSDYQGRYAFNQQPRVALWNLSALGHALSPLIDKAEVEQILAQYEPRLQQYYSQQMRAKLGLHTVCANDGEFFSSFFALIETTHVDYPRFMRELSNLDSGDGSAVVDLFVDRERAQQWLDSYLERTTLEVDNVGQPVSPQQRCQQMRSVNPKYVLRNYLAQLAIEKAEQGDFSQVNALALLLAHPYDEHFAYQDYANLPPDWGKGMEISCSS